A stretch of Mycobacterium sp. ITM-2016-00316 DNA encodes these proteins:
- a CDS encoding DUF4411 family protein, with product MTDQFYSFDTSAILNGRRDLFRPKVFQTLWVQIEGAIEAGQIRSVDEVQRELNRRDDDAKRWADAQGDLFVPLETPIQQSAAQILTVHGRLVRQGGRRSGADPFVIALAMVRNGTVVTEETATGSLDKPRIPDVCGDLGVPCLNLMEYIEAQGWTF from the coding sequence GTGACCGATCAGTTCTATTCGTTCGACACCAGCGCGATCCTCAACGGGCGGCGCGACCTGTTCCGGCCCAAGGTGTTTCAGACGCTCTGGGTGCAGATCGAGGGCGCCATCGAGGCCGGACAGATCAGGTCGGTGGACGAGGTGCAGCGCGAGTTGAACAGGCGCGACGACGACGCCAAACGGTGGGCCGATGCGCAAGGCGACCTGTTCGTGCCGCTCGAAACCCCCATCCAGCAGAGCGCCGCCCAGATACTCACGGTGCACGGCCGGCTCGTCCGGCAGGGCGGTAGACGCAGCGGCGCGGACCCGTTCGTCATCGCGCTGGCGATGGTGCGCAACGGCACCGTCGTCACCGAGGAGACCGCGACCGGCAGTCTCGACAAACCGCGCATCCCCGACGTATGCGGCGACCTCGGCGTGCCGTGTCTCAATCTCATGGAGTACATCGAGGCGCAGGGGTGGACGTTCTGA
- a CDS encoding XRE family transcriptional regulator has protein sequence MPSIPAPVEPSVLRWARESCGLIEVAASRKIGVADDRVAAWEAGEAVPTIAQLRKAAEVYKRSLAVFFLPAPPEGFDTLRDFRRLDGADAAKWSPDLHEEFRRAHTQREFALELAETEERALPDAWRVPVSADDNDTDIAARIRSTLIEVGPLPIPPNSPSPYEHLNAWVSAIEASGVLVLATRGGRVTVDEMRGMSLFFDVLPVIVLNGGDYPRPRLFSLLHEFIHLVLHTEGLCDVVTDDKPRNANRTLEARCNAIAAAVLMPAAAVRARPEVIARTDIPASWTYDTLRPVAAQFGVSAEAFLRRLSTLGLVPVELYRQRRAEFTVAHDEEADRNRASGGNWYRSAVRDLGKGYVRAVTDAHRRRVIDSNTAAIYLDAKVSQIPRLAESAELRSVV, from the coding sequence ATGCCGTCGATACCCGCCCCGGTGGAGCCTTCCGTGCTCCGTTGGGCACGCGAATCGTGCGGCCTGATCGAGGTAGCGGCGTCGCGCAAGATCGGGGTGGCTGACGATCGCGTGGCCGCGTGGGAGGCGGGCGAGGCTGTGCCGACAATCGCACAGTTACGCAAGGCTGCCGAGGTTTACAAGCGGTCGCTGGCGGTGTTCTTCCTCCCTGCGCCGCCCGAGGGGTTCGACACCCTGCGCGACTTCCGGCGGCTCGACGGTGCCGACGCGGCGAAGTGGTCGCCGGACCTGCATGAGGAGTTTCGCCGCGCCCACACACAGCGCGAATTCGCGCTGGAACTGGCCGAGACCGAGGAACGGGCGCTACCCGACGCCTGGCGCGTCCCGGTGTCCGCCGACGACAACGACACCGACATTGCCGCGCGCATCCGATCAACGCTGATCGAGGTCGGGCCGCTGCCCATCCCGCCGAACTCTCCGAGTCCCTATGAGCACCTGAATGCGTGGGTGTCGGCCATCGAGGCGTCCGGCGTGCTGGTGCTGGCGACCCGTGGCGGCAGGGTGACCGTGGACGAGATGCGGGGCATGTCGCTGTTCTTCGACGTGCTGCCGGTCATCGTGCTCAACGGCGGCGACTACCCCCGCCCACGGCTGTTCTCGCTGCTGCATGAGTTCATCCACCTGGTGCTCCACACCGAGGGGCTGTGCGACGTGGTGACCGACGACAAGCCGCGCAACGCCAACAGAACGTTGGAGGCGCGGTGCAACGCCATCGCCGCCGCCGTACTGATGCCCGCCGCCGCCGTGCGGGCGAGGCCGGAAGTCATCGCGCGAACCGACATACCGGCGTCGTGGACCTACGACACACTGCGCCCTGTCGCCGCGCAGTTCGGTGTGAGCGCCGAGGCGTTCCTACGACGGTTGTCCACGCTGGGGCTGGTGCCGGTCGAGCTGTACCGCCAGCGCCGCGCCGAGTTCACTGTCGCCCACGACGAGGAGGCCGACCGCAACCGCGCCTCGGGCGGCAACTGGTACCGCAGCGCCGTGCGCGACCTCGGCAAAGGATACGTGCGCGCCGTGACCGACGCCCACCGCCGCCGGGTCATCGACAGCAACACCGCCGCGATCTACCTGGACGCGAAGGTTAGCCAGATTCCCCGCCTGGCCGAGTCCGCCGAGTTGCGGAGCGTCGTGTGA
- a CDS encoding EAL domain-containing protein, whose product MSPTARSRPHEANLDAAVSGVGLDPAFQPITALADGSVVGFEALTRWPALGDPDPEAVFAHAAATGRLGGLEKMCIDAAIDNALRRDLPRGTLLALNCEPLGSHLSRAENPLLDRAHDELRVIFELTERSLLTHPRALLRKVAGLRADGFGIALDDIGAHPDSLALLDVICPDIVKLDVDLVQSHPTDAQAHILAAVLAHTERTGAVLLAEGIESDQHLEQALALGADLGQGYKFGRPGPLVESVSVAWSPPPMKHPVQPVGDSPFDLVAGKVLVRTARKATLIPFSRHIEAQARHATDPPMVMASMQMAQHFTASTSARYSELARSSALVAIFGRGLPEDLGSGVRGVDLAPDDPLCGQWIVLILGPDHCAALIAREQDTTGSVPEAERRFDLAITYDRVLVTVVARSLLDRIH is encoded by the coding sequence GTGTCGCCCACTGCGCGCAGCCGTCCCCACGAGGCGAATCTCGACGCGGCCGTGTCCGGAGTCGGGCTCGACCCGGCCTTCCAGCCCATCACGGCGCTCGCGGACGGCTCGGTGGTCGGCTTCGAGGCCCTGACGCGGTGGCCGGCGCTCGGCGACCCCGATCCCGAGGCGGTGTTCGCCCACGCGGCGGCCACCGGCAGGCTCGGCGGCCTGGAAAAGATGTGCATCGACGCCGCGATCGACAATGCCCTGCGTCGGGACCTGCCTCGGGGCACCCTGCTCGCGCTCAACTGCGAGCCGCTCGGTAGCCACCTCAGCCGCGCCGAGAACCCGCTGCTGGACCGCGCGCACGACGAGCTGCGGGTGATTTTCGAGCTGACCGAACGCAGCCTGCTCACCCACCCGCGGGCGCTGCTGCGGAAGGTGGCGGGTCTGCGTGCGGACGGGTTCGGCATCGCCCTCGACGATATTGGCGCCCATCCTGATTCGCTGGCGCTGCTCGACGTCATCTGCCCGGATATCGTCAAACTCGACGTCGATCTGGTGCAGTCCCACCCCACCGACGCCCAGGCGCACATCCTGGCCGCCGTGCTGGCGCACACCGAGCGCACCGGGGCGGTGCTGCTCGCCGAGGGCATTGAATCCGACCAGCACCTCGAGCAGGCACTGGCGCTGGGAGCCGACCTCGGCCAGGGCTACAAGTTCGGACGCCCAGGTCCGTTGGTCGAATCCGTGTCGGTGGCGTGGTCGCCACCGCCGATGAAGCACCCGGTGCAGCCGGTCGGCGACTCACCGTTCGACCTCGTGGCGGGCAAGGTCCTGGTGCGAACCGCGCGCAAGGCCACCCTGATACCGTTCTCCCGGCACATCGAGGCCCAGGCGCGGCATGCGACCGACCCGCCGATGGTGATGGCCTCCATGCAGATGGCGCAGCACTTCACCGCTTCCACCAGTGCGCGCTACAGCGAACTGGCGCGGTCCTCGGCACTGGTCGCGATCTTCGGCCGGGGCCTGCCCGAGGATCTGGGATCCGGCGTCCGGGGCGTGGACCTGGCACCCGACGATCCGCTGTGCGGGCAGTGGATCGTGCTCATCCTCGGGCCGGACCATTGCGCGGCGCTGATCGCCCGTGAGCAGGACACCACCGGCTCGGTGCCCGAGGCGGAGCGCCGGTTCGATCTCGCCATCACCTACGACCGCGTTCTGGTCACCGTCGTCGCGCGCAGTCTGCTGGACCGAATCCACTGA
- a CDS encoding bifunctional diguanylate cyclase/phosphodiesterase, with protein sequence MDLAAKRLITAHTDNVVEVCELVLTDLAAYLGLDVAFLRHNDHEIHATRLVAQWPIRTFVPDPDPIGVVYFADADPVFAMAEWLKEPLVIRPEPKTDEYQQTIQQGTEVPQTSLACVPLLSHDVTTGTLGFVKYGDREWLEEELNALKTIATMFAQLQARLVAIERLQFLAEHDDLTGLCNSGVLTDHLDERLAPGQDGPVAVLFTDLDRLKSVNDLFGHTAGDELIAQFARRLRESIGDTALLARQGGDEFVIVPHEPMVLEEAALLAERIRLLVRESFTVGREFVRRTASIGVAVGFPGHDSASDVLRYADLALVAAKGSGGNDAAVFTDAIALKYQLLNDVELHLRDGIESEAFVVHYQPEVDLRTGTVVAVEALVRWNHPTRGMLLPSAFMPVAESSNLAAVLGRKVLQDSCAQLRQWKSMGLAQDVKLRVNVSPVQRVADGFVDHVARVLAEFELDPASLSLEFSESFVTDDADLNNEILTALRALGVGLALDEFGAAYSDLSRLKSLPIDTLKIDRSFVQHLDGSKDDLAIIRAIVSLGEAFGLGLVAVGLETEAAAQMLVKLGCHQAQGFLLSPPVDADTMAQMLATGTIDWRC encoded by the coding sequence GTGGATCTGGCTGCCAAGCGGCTGATCACCGCGCACACCGACAACGTGGTCGAAGTCTGCGAACTGGTGCTCACCGATCTGGCGGCCTATCTCGGGCTCGATGTCGCCTTCCTGCGGCACAACGATCACGAGATCCACGCGACCCGGTTGGTGGCGCAGTGGCCGATACGTACCTTCGTGCCCGATCCGGACCCGATCGGTGTCGTCTACTTCGCCGACGCCGACCCGGTTTTCGCGATGGCCGAATGGCTCAAGGAGCCGTTGGTGATCCGCCCGGAGCCCAAGACCGACGAGTATCAGCAGACGATCCAGCAGGGCACCGAGGTTCCGCAGACGTCGCTGGCCTGCGTGCCATTGCTGTCGCATGACGTCACCACCGGCACGTTGGGTTTCGTGAAATACGGCGACCGGGAGTGGCTGGAAGAAGAGCTCAACGCCCTGAAGACCATCGCGACCATGTTCGCCCAGTTGCAGGCCAGGCTGGTCGCGATCGAACGGCTGCAGTTTCTGGCAGAACACGACGATCTCACCGGGCTGTGCAACAGCGGGGTGCTCACCGATCATCTCGATGAACGCCTCGCGCCGGGACAGGACGGACCGGTGGCGGTGCTGTTCACCGACCTGGACCGCCTGAAATCGGTGAACGACCTGTTCGGCCACACCGCGGGGGACGAACTGATCGCACAGTTCGCCCGGCGGCTGCGCGAATCCATCGGTGACACGGCACTTCTCGCTCGTCAGGGCGGGGACGAGTTCGTGATCGTGCCGCATGAGCCGATGGTGCTGGAGGAGGCCGCGCTGCTGGCCGAACGGATCCGGCTGCTCGTCCGGGAGTCCTTCACGGTCGGCCGCGAGTTCGTCCGCCGCACCGCCAGTATCGGTGTGGCGGTGGGTTTCCCGGGCCATGACTCGGCCTCCGATGTGTTGCGCTACGCCGACCTGGCACTGGTCGCGGCCAAGGGCTCGGGAGGTAATGACGCCGCCGTCTTCACCGACGCCATCGCCCTGAAATACCAGCTGCTCAACGATGTCGAGTTGCACCTGCGCGACGGCATCGAGAGCGAAGCGTTCGTCGTGCACTACCAGCCCGAGGTGGACCTGCGTACCGGCACGGTGGTCGCGGTCGAGGCGCTGGTGCGGTGGAACCACCCCACCCGGGGCATGCTGCTGCCGAGCGCCTTCATGCCTGTCGCCGAATCCTCGAACCTGGCAGCGGTATTGGGCCGCAAAGTACTTCAGGACTCCTGCGCGCAACTGCGGCAATGGAAGTCGATGGGGCTCGCGCAGGACGTGAAGTTGCGGGTCAACGTGTCACCGGTACAGCGGGTGGCCGATGGTTTTGTCGACCATGTGGCGCGGGTGCTGGCGGAGTTCGAGCTCGATCCGGCCTCGTTGAGTCTGGAGTTCTCGGAGAGCTTCGTCACCGACGACGCCGATCTGAACAACGAGATCCTCACCGCGCTGCGAGCACTCGGCGTGGGACTGGCACTCGACGAGTTCGGGGCCGCCTACAGCGATTTGAGCAGGCTGAAGTCGCTGCCCATCGACACCTTGAAGATCGACCGGTCATTCGTGCAACACCTCGACGGAAGCAAGGACGATCTGGCGATCATCCGGGCCATCGTGTCCCTCGGCGAAGCGTTCGGCCTCGGGCTGGTCGCCGTCGGACTGGAGACCGAGGCGGCCGCGCAGATGCTGGTGAAGTTGGGCTGCCATCAGGCCCAGGGTTTCCTGCTGTCTCCACCGGTCGACGCGGACACCATGGCACAAATGCTGGCGACCGGGACCATCGACTGGCGGTGCTAG
- a CDS encoding class I SAM-dependent methyltransferase has protein sequence MGEVMDWDAAYSDHIFAGPPPWNIGEAQPEIAALIDAGKITSPVLDAGCGVGDVSLALATAGYDVVGADISTVAIEAATRAAAERGLANVRFVQGDLRTLTVDGEPFNTVVDCTLFHSLPVEARPDYLRGIHEVCAPGAVLHMLVFTTDALPPDSPFPVPNLVTEAELREAVSQVWTIENVQPAFVAVQLPDVPNLPEHSFDSDAKGRVKLPALLLSARKS, from the coding sequence ATGGGCGAAGTGATGGACTGGGATGCTGCGTACTCCGACCACATCTTCGCGGGCCCGCCGCCATGGAACATCGGTGAGGCACAACCCGAGATCGCCGCGCTGATCGACGCCGGCAAGATCACCAGTCCCGTCCTGGACGCCGGCTGCGGTGTCGGAGATGTGTCACTGGCGCTGGCCACGGCCGGGTACGACGTCGTCGGCGCCGATATCTCCACGGTCGCCATCGAAGCCGCCACCCGCGCCGCCGCGGAGCGCGGGCTGGCGAATGTCCGCTTCGTGCAGGGTGACCTGCGCACCCTCACCGTGGACGGCGAACCGTTCAACACCGTCGTCGACTGCACGCTGTTCCATTCGCTGCCGGTCGAGGCCCGCCCGGATTACCTGCGCGGCATCCACGAGGTGTGCGCCCCCGGCGCGGTGCTGCACATGCTGGTGTTCACCACCGACGCGCTGCCCCCGGATTCCCCGTTCCCGGTGCCCAACCTGGTGACCGAGGCCGAGCTGCGCGAGGCCGTGTCGCAGGTCTGGACGATCGAGAACGTCCAGCCGGCCTTCGTGGCCGTGCAGTTGCCCGACGTCCCGAACCTGCCGGAACATAGCTTCGACAGCGACGCGAAGGGCCGCGTGAAGCTGCCCGCACTGCTGTTGTCGGCCCGCAAGAGCTGA
- a CDS encoding dienelactone hydrolase family protein, producing the protein MPKVTYPAPAGPLPGYLATPTTEGPWPAVIVVQDVRGMTADVRRTSDRLAAAGYLTLAPALYGRGLKIRCMIATMRTHFAGTGAAFDDIVAARDHLLADPDCTGKVGLVGFCMGAGFVLQLAPSGLFDATAPNYGLTPKNIEVLAQSCPMVASYGAKDRIARSGSAAELEAVLAKGGVPRDIKEYQNVGHSFMNDFGIPAPFDVIERIAGMEYSEPEAEDAWRRILSFFGEHLR; encoded by the coding sequence ATGCCGAAGGTCACCTATCCAGCACCAGCCGGCCCGCTGCCCGGCTACCTCGCGACACCCACCACCGAAGGCCCCTGGCCGGCCGTCATCGTCGTGCAGGATGTGCGCGGGATGACCGCCGATGTCCGGCGCACCAGTGACCGCCTGGCCGCGGCGGGGTACCTCACGCTGGCGCCCGCGCTCTACGGACGCGGCCTCAAGATCAGATGCATGATCGCCACCATGCGCACCCACTTCGCGGGCACCGGTGCCGCCTTCGACGACATCGTCGCGGCGCGCGATCACCTGCTTGCCGACCCGGACTGCACCGGCAAGGTCGGCCTGGTCGGCTTCTGCATGGGCGCGGGCTTCGTCCTGCAACTCGCGCCCAGCGGCCTGTTCGACGCGACCGCGCCCAACTACGGGCTGACCCCCAAGAACATCGAGGTGCTCGCCCAATCCTGCCCAATGGTGGCAAGTTACGGCGCGAAGGATCGGATCGCGCGCAGCGGATCGGCGGCCGAACTGGAGGCGGTGCTCGCCAAGGGCGGCGTACCCCGCGATATCAAGGAGTACCAGAACGTCGGGCACAGCTTCATGAACGATTTCGGCATCCCCGCCCCGTTCGATGTGATCGAGCGGATCGCCGGCATGGAGTACTCCGAACCGGAGGCCGAGGACGCGTGGCGGCGCATCCTGTCCTTCTTCGGTGAACATCTGCGCTGA
- a CDS encoding TetR/AcrR family transcriptional regulator has product MTVFLRPTVTPGPTSIDRIRDAAVRTLAEKGVAATSLRAVAEEAGVSIGLVQHYFRNKAGLVAAVDDYVLQVFGEIIEATPVSEMTSEHLAQMGSRFSQLLYEYPDLVNYIAHALVEGDKIGSVIFDGLLQISAAQGEKLAEAGLTSPDLDPVWGALNPLILRVGAMILRPHIERHLPESFVTRTQLQRWDAAVTGLIRNGQVLDAAAVPAACD; this is encoded by the coding sequence ATGACGGTCTTTCTCAGGCCAACGGTGACGCCCGGGCCCACGAGTATCGATCGCATTCGTGATGCCGCCGTGCGGACGCTGGCCGAGAAGGGTGTCGCCGCGACGTCGCTGCGGGCCGTCGCCGAGGAAGCCGGGGTCTCGATCGGCCTGGTGCAGCACTATTTCCGCAACAAGGCCGGGTTGGTGGCCGCCGTCGACGACTACGTGCTGCAGGTATTCGGGGAGATCATCGAGGCGACACCGGTATCGGAGATGACGAGTGAACATCTCGCGCAGATGGGTAGCCGGTTCTCCCAGTTGCTCTACGAATACCCGGACCTGGTGAACTACATTGCGCACGCGCTCGTCGAGGGTGACAAGATCGGATCCGTCATCTTCGACGGTCTGCTTCAGATCAGCGCCGCGCAGGGGGAGAAGTTGGCCGAGGCCGGCCTGACCAGCCCCGATCTCGATCCGGTGTGGGGTGCCCTCAACCCGCTGATCCTGCGGGTCGGGGCGATGATCCTACGGCCGCACATCGAGCGTCATCTTCCGGAATCGTTTGTGACCCGCACGCAGCTGCAGCGCTGGGATGCCGCGGTGACGGGGCTGATCCGCAACGGTCAGGTCCTCGACGCCGCCGCTGTTCCCGCAGCGTGCGATTGA
- a CDS encoding cytochrome P450, translating to MSLPEVTHDRTVAELPLAPLNPLPYRQRRDALRNFHTGTDILRDAGGPVTRFSLGPSWLMPPIVVATSPQGIRDIVSVRDGSIDKTSAVATQLRSLIGGNLFVLPHEEWLPRRRTLQPVFTKQRVDSFAGHMAEAAEMITGSWVGGSEIDLNGQARLLSMRALGRSVLGLDLDERSDAVAEPLRVATSYAVARALRPLRAPSWLPTPARRRARAATEGIRRLAAEIITACRADPTLDAPLVHALIAATDPETGQPLSDNEIRDEMIIFLFAGQDTTATTLTYTLWSLGRHREIQDRVAAEVAAIGDRRLTTDDVARLGYTVQVIKEALRLCPPGPTGSRRATKDVEVAGYRVEAGTMLVFGRMSVQRDPSLWANPLQFDPDRFSPQNAKDRDRWQYVPFGGGPRSCIGDHFAMLEATLAIATIIREVQITALDPDFPLAVPFTMVPGGPIRARVTAR from the coding sequence ATGTCCTTGCCCGAGGTGACGCACGATCGGACCGTGGCCGAACTACCGCTCGCCCCGCTCAATCCGTTGCCCTACCGGCAAAGACGGGACGCGTTGCGTAACTTCCACACCGGCACCGACATCCTGCGTGATGCGGGCGGTCCGGTAACCCGGTTCAGCCTTGGCCCGAGTTGGCTCATGCCGCCCATCGTGGTGGCCACCTCACCTCAGGGAATACGCGATATCGTCAGCGTCCGGGACGGTTCCATCGACAAGACGAGCGCGGTCGCCACCCAGTTGCGCAGCCTCATCGGGGGGAATCTTTTCGTCTTGCCACACGAGGAGTGGCTACCGCGGCGGCGGACCCTGCAACCGGTTTTCACCAAGCAACGCGTCGACTCGTTCGCCGGGCACATGGCAGAGGCTGCCGAAATGATCACGGGCTCTTGGGTGGGCGGCAGCGAGATCGATCTGAACGGGCAGGCCCGGCTGCTGTCCATGCGGGCGCTGGGGCGTTCGGTGCTGGGACTGGACCTCGACGAGCGATCCGATGCCGTCGCCGAACCGCTGCGGGTGGCGACCAGTTACGCCGTGGCCCGCGCGCTGCGTCCGCTGCGGGCGCCGTCCTGGCTGCCGACGCCGGCGCGGCGACGGGCCCGGGCGGCCACCGAGGGCATCCGCCGGTTGGCCGCCGAGATCATCACCGCCTGCCGCGCCGACCCCACCCTGGACGCTCCCCTGGTGCACGCTCTCATCGCCGCCACCGACCCGGAGACCGGCCAGCCGCTGTCGGACAACGAGATCCGGGACGAGATGATCATCTTCCTGTTCGCCGGGCAGGACACCACCGCCACCACGCTCACCTACACCCTGTGGTCGTTGGGCCGCCACCGCGAGATCCAGGACCGGGTGGCCGCCGAGGTTGCCGCGATCGGGGACCGGCGGCTGACCACCGACGATGTCGCAAGGCTCGGCTACACCGTCCAGGTGATCAAGGAGGCGCTGCGGCTGTGCCCGCCCGGACCGACCGGCTCACGCAGGGCGACAAAGGATGTGGAGGTGGCCGGGTACCGGGTCGAGGCCGGCACCATGCTGGTGTTCGGTCGCATGTCGGTGCAACGCGATCCGTCGCTGTGGGCAAACCCCTTGCAGTTCGATCCCGACCGTTTCAGCCCGCAGAACGCCAAGGACCGCGACCGCTGGCAATACGTGCCCTTCGGCGGTGGCCCACGGTCCTGTATCGGCGATCATTTCGCGATGCTGGAGGCGACGCTGGCCATCGCCACCATCATCAGGGAGGTTCAGATCACCGCTCTGGACCCCGATTTCCCGCTGGCCGTGCCGTTCACCATGGTGCCGGGCGGTCCGATCCGCGCCCGGGTGACTGCGCGTTGA
- a CDS encoding Rv1355c family protein yields MPIAYRAQILDPADPADSEILDTLRRDPGIELLDHHGRQLASLEGLRPPPDPDLLAEPGRWAFYPWRRAAVAVLGPRGFRALRLDRNRNSITAVEQDRLRELSIGVAGLSVGHIIAHTLAMQGVCGSLRLADFDELELSNLNRVPATVFDLGVNKAYVAARRIAEIDPYLPVEVFDTGLNPETLDDFVDGLDIVVEECDSLHIKAVLRMAAQQRRIPVLMATSDRGIVDVERFDHEPGRPILHGLLGQLDIDLLPGMSNREKIPHILRHLEADRLSARIAASLLEIDKSLSTWPQTAADVGIGACAVTEAVRRIGLGEELRSGRTRLDIGWALDQIHEPEMNHHSGSDTEWTDSPGHTATSVAAPGELLGDLAVAAMRAPSGGNVQPWRIGVRPDGVEIGIAPTYTSTMDVGFRGSAVAVGAALLNTRIAAAAHGALGEVSVSEDAGGVPLQVRLRLGTGADADLAGLFAAMMARETNRHHGEPHPVDGDLVTALTAAAEHQGGRLRLLTERADMERAARIFAAADRIRFLTPHLHAEMISELRWPGDPDPDAGIDVRNLEFDEGDMAVLGVLRRPDVMAQLAGWGAGSALGDDMRDRILASSALAVISVPGHNLRDYAVGGSAVEAVWITAQQSGVGAQPVSPVFLYAQTAEDLHELSPAFAGELGSLQREFDDLIGLQADESIALTLRLAHTPPTSLPSRRSRDRLALAPIQGATR; encoded by the coding sequence ATGCCGATCGCTTACCGCGCACAGATTCTGGACCCGGCCGACCCCGCGGACAGCGAAATCCTCGACACGCTCCGGCGGGACCCGGGCATCGAACTCCTGGATCACCACGGCCGGCAACTGGCAAGCCTGGAAGGTCTGCGCCCGCCACCGGATCCGGATCTGCTCGCCGAGCCCGGCAGATGGGCGTTCTACCCGTGGCGGCGCGCCGCCGTGGCGGTGCTGGGGCCGCGCGGATTTCGGGCACTCCGTCTGGACCGCAATCGCAACAGCATCACCGCCGTCGAGCAGGATCGCCTCCGCGAACTCTCGATCGGAGTGGCGGGTCTGAGCGTCGGGCACATCATCGCGCACACGCTGGCCATGCAGGGGGTGTGCGGGAGCCTGCGGCTCGCCGATTTCGACGAGCTGGAACTGTCCAATCTGAACCGGGTTCCGGCCACGGTCTTCGATCTCGGGGTGAACAAGGCATACGTCGCCGCGCGCCGGATCGCCGAGATCGATCCCTACCTGCCCGTCGAGGTGTTCGACACGGGTCTCAATCCCGAGACGCTCGACGACTTTGTCGACGGTCTGGACATCGTGGTTGAGGAATGCGATTCGCTGCACATCAAAGCCGTGCTCCGGATGGCCGCGCAGCAACGGCGCATCCCGGTGCTGATGGCGACCAGCGACCGCGGGATCGTCGACGTGGAACGGTTCGACCACGAGCCGGGCCGCCCGATCCTGCACGGATTGCTCGGGCAGCTCGATATCGATCTGCTGCCGGGCATGTCCAATCGCGAGAAGATCCCGCACATCCTTCGGCATCTGGAGGCCGACCGGCTGTCGGCCCGCATCGCGGCCTCGCTGCTCGAGATCGACAAATCCCTGTCGACGTGGCCGCAGACCGCCGCCGACGTCGGTATCGGTGCGTGCGCGGTGACCGAGGCCGTCCGCCGGATCGGGCTCGGGGAGGAGCTGCGTTCGGGCCGGACCCGTCTCGACATCGGCTGGGCACTCGACCAGATTCATGAGCCCGAGATGAACCATCACAGCGGTAGTGACACCGAATGGACCGATTCTCCCGGTCACACAGCGACTTCGGTGGCTGCGCCGGGCGAACTCCTCGGCGATCTGGCGGTGGCGGCCATGCGGGCACCCTCGGGCGGCAACGTCCAGCCGTGGCGTATCGGCGTGCGGCCGGACGGGGTCGAGATCGGCATTGCGCCCACCTACACATCGACGATGGACGTCGGATTCCGCGGCAGCGCGGTGGCGGTCGGCGCGGCGCTGCTGAACACCCGCATCGCCGCGGCCGCGCACGGCGCGCTCGGCGAGGTCAGCGTCTCCGAGGACGCCGGCGGGGTGCCGCTGCAGGTCCGGTTGCGGCTCGGAACAGGCGCCGACGCCGACCTTGCCGGGCTTTTCGCGGCGATGATGGCGCGCGAGACGAACCGTCATCACGGCGAGCCGCATCCCGTCGATGGTGACCTCGTCACGGCACTGACGGCCGCGGCCGAACATCAGGGCGGGCGGCTCAGGCTGCTCACCGAGCGCGCCGACATGGAGCGGGCGGCAAGGATCTTCGCTGCCGCGGACCGGATCCGGTTCCTGACCCCGCACCTGCACGCAGAGATGATCTCCGAGCTGCGCTGGCCGGGTGACCCCGACCCGGACGCCGGTATCGATGTGCGCAACCTCGAATTCGACGAGGGGGATATGGCGGTGCTCGGCGTGCTGCGCCGCCCCGATGTGATGGCGCAACTGGCCGGGTGGGGCGCCGGCTCGGCGCTCGGTGACGATATGCGCGACCGCATCCTGGCCAGCTCGGCACTCGCCGTCATCAGCGTGCCAGGGCACAACCTGCGCGACTACGCCGTCGGTGGGTCCGCGGTGGAAGCGGTGTGGATCACCGCTCAGCAGAGTGGTGTCGGTGCCCAGCCGGTATCCCCGGTCTTCCTGTACGCGCAGACCGCCGAGGATCTGCACGAGCTGTCCCCGGCGTTCGCCGGTGAATTGGGGTCGCTGCAGCGGGAATTCGACGATCTGATCGGACTGCAGGCCGATGAGTCGATCGCCCTCACCCTGCGCCTGGCACACACCCCGCCGACCTCATTGCCCAGCCGTCGCAGCCGGGATCGGCTCGCGCTCGCGCCGATTCAGGGGGCCACCCGGTGA